One part of the Prochlorococcus marinus str. MIT 9313 genome encodes these proteins:
- a CDS encoding ABC transporter ATP-binding protein, with protein MPSSSEQVLELSQLRMRYPRSADWTLDGLNLSIKSGERLALVGPSGCGKSTVAKAVLHLLPPGSICQGGVLLTGQDPRPLQQKRLRQLRGEAVGLVFQDPMTRLNPLMTVGKHLLDTLNAHQPEATPSWREQRAEELLERVGIGANRFRAYPHEFSGGMRQRLSIALAIALNPPLVIADEPTTSLDVAVAGQVMAELSNLCEELGSALMLISHDLAMAAHWCERMAILDGGRMVEEGRSEELLSHPRSAIGTRLVGAAKAREGGSTPTCSHTAAVVLEVNALRCWHALGGWPWAPTWLKAVDGVSFHIRAGESLGVVGASGCGKSTLCRALMGLTPIRGGQVHLQGHNLLSLQGQPLRQARQALQMVFQDPLACLNPKMTIAEAIADPLLIHGMASRAEARQNGRKLLEQVGLSPAEDYQNRLPRQLSGGQQQRVAIARALALKPKVLICDESVSMLDAEIQSEVLALLRQLQKELGLAMLFITHDLSVASGFCHRVIVLDHGQIVEEGPGDQLLQKPQAAITRILVEACPRLPKQCIKGMPK; from the coding sequence ATGCCCAGCTCTTCAGAGCAGGTACTCGAGCTCAGCCAACTGCGCATGCGCTATCCCCGCAGCGCTGATTGGACACTGGATGGACTGAACCTAAGCATCAAGTCAGGAGAGAGACTCGCCCTGGTGGGCCCTTCAGGCTGCGGCAAGAGCACCGTGGCCAAAGCCGTACTGCATCTACTTCCGCCTGGCAGCATTTGCCAGGGGGGGGTGCTACTGACCGGTCAAGATCCAAGACCATTGCAACAGAAGCGATTGCGGCAACTGCGTGGTGAAGCGGTAGGTCTGGTTTTTCAGGATCCAATGACCCGCCTTAATCCGTTGATGACGGTGGGAAAGCATTTGCTTGACACTCTCAACGCCCATCAACCAGAAGCCACCCCCAGCTGGCGAGAGCAGCGGGCCGAGGAACTCCTGGAGCGAGTGGGAATCGGGGCGAACCGGTTCCGCGCTTACCCCCATGAATTCAGTGGTGGCATGCGTCAGCGGCTGTCCATTGCTCTAGCAATCGCCCTCAATCCCCCTCTAGTGATCGCCGATGAGCCCACCACCAGCCTTGATGTCGCCGTGGCTGGTCAGGTTATGGCCGAACTCAGCAACCTCTGCGAGGAGCTCGGCAGTGCTCTGATGCTGATCAGCCATGACTTGGCGATGGCAGCTCACTGGTGCGAGCGCATGGCCATTCTCGATGGGGGGCGCATGGTGGAAGAGGGCCGGAGCGAAGAGCTGCTTTCTCATCCCCGCTCAGCCATCGGCACTCGGCTGGTGGGTGCCGCCAAGGCGCGTGAAGGCGGAAGCACTCCAACTTGCTCGCATACCGCTGCGGTTGTTCTAGAAGTCAATGCTTTGCGCTGTTGGCATGCTCTGGGAGGCTGGCCCTGGGCACCGACCTGGCTCAAAGCTGTTGATGGAGTGAGCTTCCACATCCGTGCTGGCGAGAGCCTTGGTGTGGTTGGAGCATCTGGCTGCGGCAAAAGCACCCTCTGTCGGGCTCTCATGGGTCTTACGCCGATCCGGGGTGGGCAGGTGCATCTCCAAGGCCACAACCTGCTCAGCCTGCAAGGACAGCCATTAAGGCAAGCTCGTCAGGCCTTGCAGATGGTTTTTCAAGACCCCCTCGCCTGCCTCAATCCAAAAATGACGATCGCAGAAGCCATCGCCGACCCACTGCTCATCCATGGAATGGCAAGCCGAGCTGAAGCAAGGCAAAACGGGCGAAAGTTACTTGAGCAGGTGGGCCTCAGCCCAGCAGAGGACTATCAAAACCGACTGCCTCGCCAGCTCTCTGGCGGCCAGCAACAACGCGTCGCCATTGCCCGAGCCCTGGCCTTAAAACCGAAGGTGCTGATTTGCGATGAGAGCGTCAGCATGTTGGACGCGGAAATTCAATCTGAGGTGTTGGCTCTATTGCGTCAGCTTCAGAAAGAATTGGGGCTCGCGATGCTGTTCATTACCCACGACCTCTCCGTTGCCAGTGGTTTCTGCCACAGAGTGATCGTGCTCGACCATGGGCAAATTGTTGAGGAAGGACCCGGCGATCAGCTCCTGCAGAAACCCCAAGCAGCGATTACCCGCATACTCGTAGAAGCCTGCCCGAGACTGCCAAAACAATGCATTAAAGGCATGCCAAAATAA
- a CDS encoding phosphoglycerate kinase: MAKRSLSNLSAADLRSKRVLVRVDFNVPLNENGAITDDTRIRAALPTINDLIDKGARVILSAHFGRPKGQINEGMRLTPVAKRLSELLGKNVTKTESCVGSDAEAKVNAMADGDVVLLENVRFFSEEEKNDANFAQKLAALADAYVNDAFGAAHRAHASTEGVTKFLNPSVAGHLMEKELQYLQGAIDDPKRPLAAIVGGSKVSSKIGVLEALIDKCDKVLIGGGMIFTFYKARGLSVGKSLVEEDKLELAKELEAKAKAKGVQLLLPTDVVLADDFAPAANSQTVSIDAIPDGWMGLDIGPDSINLFQDALADCQTVIWNGPMGVFEFDKFAAGTNAIATTLADLSGKGCCTIIGGGDSVAAVEKAGLAEKMSHISTGGGASLELLEGKVLPGVAALDDA, encoded by the coding sequence ATGGCGAAGCGTTCACTGTCCAATCTCAGCGCAGCGGACCTACGCAGTAAGCGTGTGCTGGTTCGGGTTGATTTCAACGTGCCTCTCAACGAGAACGGCGCCATTACCGATGACACCCGCATCCGCGCCGCCCTGCCCACCATCAATGACCTGATCGACAAAGGTGCTCGGGTGATCCTCTCAGCCCACTTTGGCCGACCAAAGGGTCAAATCAACGAAGGAATGCGGCTCACACCAGTAGCAAAACGCCTCAGCGAACTGCTGGGTAAAAACGTGACAAAAACCGAAAGCTGCGTTGGTAGCGACGCCGAAGCAAAGGTTAATGCCATGGCCGATGGAGATGTCGTACTGCTCGAGAATGTGCGCTTTTTCTCAGAAGAAGAAAAAAACGACGCCAACTTCGCCCAAAAGCTCGCAGCACTTGCTGACGCTTATGTCAATGACGCCTTCGGTGCTGCACACCGCGCCCACGCCTCTACAGAAGGGGTCACCAAATTCCTCAACCCCAGTGTGGCAGGCCACCTGATGGAGAAGGAACTGCAATACCTGCAAGGTGCCATCGACGACCCGAAGCGACCCCTTGCAGCGATCGTGGGTGGGTCCAAGGTCAGCAGCAAGATCGGCGTGTTGGAAGCCTTGATCGACAAGTGCGACAAGGTGCTGATCGGCGGCGGCATGATCTTCACGTTCTACAAAGCGCGTGGCCTTTCAGTCGGCAAGAGCCTGGTGGAAGAAGACAAGTTAGAGCTGGCCAAGGAGCTAGAGGCCAAGGCGAAGGCCAAGGGGGTTCAACTGCTTCTGCCCACTGACGTTGTGCTAGCCGATGACTTCGCCCCCGCCGCCAATAGCCAGACCGTATCCATCGACGCCATTCCCGATGGTTGGATGGGACTGGACATTGGCCCCGACTCAATCAATCTCTTCCAAGACGCACTGGCTGACTGCCAAACCGTGATCTGGAACGGCCCCATGGGCGTGTTCGAGTTCGATAAGTTTGCCGCCGGCACCAACGCCATCGCCACAACCTTGGCGGACCTCAGTGGCAAGGGTTGCTGCACAATTATTGGTGGTGGTGACTCCGTAGCTGCTGTTGAGAAGGCCGGCCTCGCCGAGAAGATGTCCCACATCTCCACCGGTGGTGGCGCCAGCCTTGAGCTGCTGGAAGGCAAGGTGTTGCCAGGTGTCGCCGCTCTCGACGACGCCTAA
- a CDS encoding universal stress protein yields MFETVLFPIDQSREAMETASKALELARSHNSRLIILSVVQAERPEMHDPEAVAVLLKRAREQVKQAGIACEVLEREGKPAFVICDVADELNVDVIVMGTRGVNLDGDSESTAARVIQLAPCPVLVVP; encoded by the coding sequence ATGTTTGAAACCGTTCTCTTCCCGATTGATCAGAGCCGGGAAGCGATGGAAACAGCCAGCAAGGCTTTAGAACTGGCTAGAAGCCATAACAGCCGTTTGATCATCCTGTCTGTGGTCCAGGCTGAGCGGCCTGAAATGCATGATCCTGAGGCTGTAGCAGTTCTGTTGAAACGGGCTCGAGAGCAAGTCAAGCAGGCTGGGATTGCTTGTGAAGTGTTGGAGAGAGAAGGTAAGCCTGCGTTCGTGATCTGCGATGTGGCTGATGAATTAAATGTGGATGTGATCGTGATGGGCACACGCGGTGTCAATTTGGATGGCGATAGCGAGAGCACAGCAGCCCGGGTGATCCAGTTGGCCCCTTGTCCGGTGCTGGTAGTGCCGTGA
- a CDS encoding RelA/SpoT family protein, producing the protein MPNVTTAPKSTQANAGCGSEVCGLPEIRTHPFSSVDDYGIALPEWLKDCIKHIPPGLGQSCPIDSEALLAAAFDLAFQLHEGQFRASGDPYIVHPVAVADLLRDIGASASVIAAGFLHDVVEDTDLTPEQLEDYFGAEVRELVEGVTKLGGINFTNHTEAQAENLRKMFLAMASDIRVVLVKLADRLHNMRTLGSLQADKQQRIARETREIYAPLANRLGIGRFKWELEDLAFKLLEPEAFREIQQEVATKRSERENRLANTVELLTERLASAGLDTCEVSGRPKHLYGIWSKMQRQQKAFHEIFDVAALRIIAPSVETCYRALAVVHDTFRPIPGRFKDYIGLPKPNGYQSLHTAVIGKHRPIEVQIRTPGMHRVSEFGIAAHWEYKEGGSPAAANKERFNWLRQLVEWQQEGGNDDHNDYLASIKEDLFDEEVFVFTPKGDVVGLRKDSTVVDFAYRIHSEVGNHCHGARINDRLCPLSTSLQNGDFVQVLTSKTAHPSLDWLNFVATPTARNRIRQWYKRSHRNETIQRGKDLLERELGRNGFDALLNSEAMTRVAERCNLTVTEDLLAALGFGALTLQQVLNRLREEIRLQTIEPEQPLSNVNVAKRLVAQVESSPARLPTSDGVPILGVEGLDYRLGGCCSPLPGEAILGTVALGNHGITIHRQDCVNIGSVPSERRLPVRWNQGAFIENERFPVQLRIEVIDRVGILKDILMRLSDNHINVSDARVKTSYGKPACIDLRVELNSAAQLVSMMDQIRSMADVLDIARTGLS; encoded by the coding sequence ATGCCCAACGTCACCACTGCCCCAAAGTCAACACAGGCCAATGCTGGCTGTGGTTCAGAGGTGTGTGGTTTACCCGAGATCAGGACACATCCGTTCAGCAGTGTTGATGACTACGGCATTGCCTTGCCGGAATGGTTGAAAGACTGTATTAAGCACATTCCTCCTGGGCTTGGGCAGAGTTGCCCAATCGATTCAGAAGCCCTGCTTGCAGCAGCTTTTGATTTGGCCTTTCAGCTACATGAGGGGCAATTTCGAGCCAGTGGTGACCCATATATCGTTCACCCCGTGGCAGTCGCTGATCTGTTGCGGGATATCGGCGCTAGCGCCAGCGTGATCGCTGCAGGTTTCCTTCACGATGTGGTGGAAGACACCGATTTAACCCCAGAGCAACTGGAAGATTATTTCGGCGCTGAAGTACGGGAACTGGTGGAAGGCGTCACCAAACTGGGGGGGATTAATTTCACGAACCACACTGAGGCTCAAGCTGAGAACTTGCGCAAAATGTTTCTGGCAATGGCCAGCGACATCCGCGTGGTGCTGGTGAAATTGGCCGATAGGCTTCACAACATGCGCACGCTTGGCTCATTGCAGGCTGATAAGCAGCAGCGCATTGCTCGTGAAACCCGCGAGATATATGCACCTCTAGCCAATCGCCTCGGCATTGGTCGCTTCAAATGGGAACTCGAGGATTTGGCCTTCAAGCTTCTTGAACCTGAGGCTTTCCGAGAGATTCAGCAAGAGGTGGCTACCAAGCGCAGTGAACGGGAGAACCGTCTGGCGAACACGGTTGAACTGTTAACCGAACGACTGGCCTCTGCGGGGCTTGATACTTGTGAAGTGAGTGGGCGACCAAAGCATCTCTATGGCATCTGGAGCAAGATGCAGCGCCAACAAAAAGCCTTCCATGAGATCTTCGATGTAGCGGCTTTGCGGATTATCGCTCCCAGTGTGGAGACGTGTTACCGCGCCTTGGCTGTCGTGCATGACACCTTCCGGCCTATTCCCGGACGTTTCAAGGATTACATCGGTTTACCAAAGCCCAATGGCTATCAATCGCTACATACGGCGGTGATCGGCAAGCATCGGCCCATTGAGGTGCAGATTCGTACTCCAGGGATGCATCGTGTGTCTGAATTCGGCATTGCAGCTCATTGGGAGTACAAAGAAGGTGGATCCCCAGCGGCCGCTAATAAGGAGCGGTTTAATTGGCTTCGTCAGCTGGTGGAGTGGCAACAAGAAGGAGGCAATGATGACCACAACGACTACCTGGCTTCGATCAAAGAAGACTTGTTTGATGAGGAGGTGTTTGTATTTACTCCTAAAGGCGATGTAGTGGGCTTGCGCAAAGACTCAACAGTTGTTGATTTCGCCTATCGGATTCATTCAGAGGTTGGCAACCATTGCCATGGTGCGCGCATTAATGATCGTCTTTGTCCATTGTCTACCTCATTACAGAACGGTGATTTCGTGCAAGTTCTCACCAGCAAAACAGCGCATCCAAGCCTCGACTGGCTGAACTTTGTGGCTACTCCCACAGCCCGTAATCGCATCCGTCAGTGGTATAAGCGCAGCCACCGTAATGAAACGATCCAACGGGGGAAAGACCTGTTGGAGCGTGAACTTGGTCGCAATGGTTTTGATGCGCTACTCAATAGTGAAGCGATGACACGCGTAGCAGAGCGCTGCAACTTGACGGTTACAGAGGATTTGCTGGCGGCGCTTGGTTTTGGAGCCTTGACATTGCAGCAAGTGCTGAATCGTTTGCGAGAAGAAATCCGTCTTCAGACTATCGAGCCTGAGCAACCACTTAGCAATGTCAATGTTGCCAAACGGCTTGTGGCTCAAGTGGAGTCGAGCCCAGCCAGGCTGCCTACTTCTGATGGCGTACCGATCCTTGGCGTGGAGGGCCTTGATTACCGCCTGGGCGGCTGTTGTAGTCCGCTGCCAGGAGAAGCGATCCTTGGCACGGTTGCTCTTGGTAATCACGGCATCACAATTCACCGGCAGGATTGCGTCAATATTGGCTCGGTCCCCAGTGAAAGACGATTGCCGGTGCGCTGGAATCAAGGTGCCTTCATCGAAAACGAGCGATTCCCGGTGCAGTTGCGCATTGAAGTGATTGACCGGGTGGGAATCCTGAAAGACATCCTGATGCGTCTTTCCGATAACCACATCAATGTGAGCGATGCCAGGGTGAAAACGTCCTATGGCAAACCCGCCTGCATTGATTTGCGGGTTGAGCTCAACAGTGCTGCTCAGCTGGTCTCAATGATGGATCAGATTCGCTCGATGGCCGATGTTCTCGATATCGCCCGCACTGGCTTGAGCTAG
- a CDS encoding protein adenylyltransferase SelO: MTNLLLGLNFEPQIESLGSDYWDVVDAARFPRTELRFRNNDLLRQLGIDPGAVKDHHLEQAYGCFEARTPLLALRYHGYQFGTYNPLLGDGRGFLYGQLRDRFGQLQDLGTKGSGTTPWSRGGDGRLTLKGGVREIIASEALHRLGVTTSRTLCLVETGEKLWRSDEPSPTRSSVMVRIARTHLRFGTCERLLHLRNAQGLERLLRHVVDVYYPLIAAAHPVQDGNAAGAIEAQLLAFYAELVERVARLAAEWMAAGFTHGVLNTDNMSLLGESFDYGPFAFLDQWEPGFTAAYFDQTGLYAYGRQPGICHNNLRLLQEPLAMLLPRQPLEQSLETFAPIYQSHYRACMQRRLGLPSSFDHNGNIEGGDDAVHKTLALLAAWPVGYGAFFAGLATQISTKGLPEEPEALLPVVLDGAEPARKAWLDWRDRWWTQQREAVSAEPDEAQAINARLQRWNLVKTPIRSVIEEFWQAIDQHDDWQPLQAWLKASCVD, from the coding sequence TTGACTAACTTGCTACTCGGATTGAACTTTGAGCCGCAGATTGAAAGTCTGGGTTCTGATTATTGGGATGTGGTTGATGCCGCGCGGTTTCCGCGCACTGAATTGCGTTTCCGTAATAATGACTTGCTTAGACAGCTTGGGATTGACCCTGGCGCCGTAAAGGATCATCATCTGGAGCAGGCTTATGGTTGTTTTGAGGCTCGTACTCCGTTATTAGCTCTGCGATATCACGGCTATCAATTCGGTACATACAATCCATTGCTTGGAGATGGTCGTGGCTTCCTTTATGGTCAACTGCGTGATCGATTTGGACAGCTTCAGGATCTTGGCACTAAGGGATCTGGTACAACTCCCTGGAGCCGTGGAGGGGATGGTCGACTGACCCTCAAAGGGGGTGTGCGAGAGATCATCGCCAGTGAGGCGCTGCACCGTTTAGGCGTCACGACGAGCCGAACTCTTTGCTTGGTAGAAACCGGTGAGAAGCTTTGGCGCAGTGATGAGCCTTCTCCTACCCGCAGTTCAGTGATGGTGCGCATAGCGCGCACACATCTTCGCTTTGGTACTTGCGAGCGGCTGCTGCACTTGCGCAATGCTCAGGGTCTAGAGCGTTTGTTGCGTCATGTGGTTGATGTCTATTATCCGCTGATTGCAGCTGCCCATCCTGTTCAAGATGGCAATGCTGCTGGCGCGATCGAAGCTCAGTTGCTGGCTTTCTACGCAGAGCTCGTTGAACGGGTTGCCAGGTTGGCAGCAGAGTGGATGGCGGCTGGCTTTACCCATGGTGTCCTCAATACCGACAACATGTCTCTGCTGGGAGAGAGTTTCGATTACGGTCCATTCGCCTTTTTGGATCAATGGGAGCCTGGATTTACGGCTGCTTATTTTGATCAAACAGGCCTCTATGCCTATGGCAGGCAACCTGGGATTTGCCATAACAACCTGAGACTGCTTCAAGAGCCATTGGCAATGCTGCTGCCACGGCAGCCATTGGAGCAGTCTTTAGAGACGTTCGCTCCAATTTATCAATCTCATTATAGAGCTTGCATGCAGCGTCGTCTCGGTCTTCCGAGCAGTTTTGATCACAATGGCAATATTGAGGGTGGTGATGATGCCGTGCATAAAACTCTTGCACTCCTCGCCGCTTGGCCTGTTGGTTATGGCGCCTTCTTTGCAGGCCTTGCTACTCAAATATCGACCAAGGGGTTGCCGGAAGAGCCAGAAGCTTTGTTGCCAGTGGTTTTAGATGGTGCTGAACCTGCAAGGAAAGCCTGGCTGGATTGGAGAGATCGTTGGTGGACACAGCAACGGGAAGCTGTGTCTGCTGAGCCGGATGAGGCACAAGCCATCAATGCACGCTTGCAGCGCTGGAATCTTGTCAAAACACCAATTCGATCTGTGATTGAGGAGTTTTGGCAAGCTATCGATCAACATGATGATTGGCAGCCCTTGCAGGCTTGGTTGAAAGCAAGCTGTGTGGATTAA
- a CDS encoding DUF952 domain-containing protein → MSNPLLYSFRRCPYAMRARWALLASGLLVNLREVALNNKPLELLQASQKGTVPVLIAADGTVIDESIDIMHWALQQADPFDGLRSGKTGEQKTIQQLIEQNDGPFKYHLDRFKYACRFKGEDAEEHHNMARNILVEWNARLVQQESSDFYGCLIGESQSLADWALWPFVRQYRLADPSSFDCDQDLQAIKRWLQDFLQHPLFGRLMTPVKPWLPEHHPQTFPADSSLVKTDQPLFHLALIEDWQDACTQGVYQFSTRGLKLKEIGFIHLSYQHQLESTYHQFYRDRGQVLSLKLNPEQLSMPLRAEPSSAGELFPHLFGALPLSAVELVETYP, encoded by the coding sequence ATGTCGAATCCATTGTTGTATAGCTTCCGTCGCTGCCCTTATGCAATGAGAGCTCGATGGGCTCTTTTGGCTTCTGGTCTTTTGGTGAACTTGCGAGAAGTGGCCTTAAATAATAAGCCGCTAGAGCTGCTGCAGGCTTCTCAAAAAGGAACCGTGCCAGTTCTGATTGCTGCAGACGGGACAGTGATTGACGAAAGCATTGATATCATGCACTGGGCTCTTCAGCAAGCTGACCCTTTTGATGGGCTACGCAGCGGAAAAACCGGAGAACAAAAAACAATTCAGCAGCTTATTGAACAGAATGATGGCCCTTTTAAATATCATTTAGATCGTTTTAAATATGCTTGCAGGTTTAAAGGAGAAGATGCCGAAGAACATCACAATATGGCTAGAAATATTCTTGTAGAATGGAATGCGCGACTGGTACAACAAGAATCAAGTGATTTCTATGGTTGCTTAATTGGAGAATCTCAGAGCTTGGCAGACTGGGCTCTATGGCCTTTTGTGCGTCAATACCGTCTCGCTGATCCATCAAGCTTTGATTGCGATCAAGATCTTCAAGCCATCAAAAGATGGCTGCAAGATTTTCTGCAACATCCACTGTTTGGAAGGCTGATGACACCAGTCAAGCCTTGGCTGCCAGAACATCATCCGCAGACCTTCCCTGCTGATTCAAGTTTAGTCAAAACAGATCAACCATTGTTTCACTTGGCTTTGATTGAAGACTGGCAAGACGCATGCACTCAAGGCGTTTATCAATTTTCTACTCGTGGATTAAAGCTCAAAGAGATTGGATTTATTCATTTGAGTTATCAGCATCAACTTGAGTCTACTTATCATCAATTTTATCGTGATCGAGGCCAAGTGCTTAGCTTGAAATTAAATCCAGAGCAACTGTCAATGCCGCTACGAGCCGAACCCTCATCAGCAGGAGAACTTTTCCCTCATCTTTTTGGAGCGCTGCCTTTGAGCGCTGTAGAACTTGTGGAAACTTATCCATGA
- a CDS encoding RluA family pseudouridine synthase yields MTLDERTLAFGKGEGELLKLHYPKPLPMRLDRWLVSQRSEQSRSHIQKFIEAGLVRVNGITGRAKTPLRQGDEVELWMPPPEPLPYLQPEEMPLDVLFEDRHLIVINKPAGLTVHPAPGNRNGTLVNGLLHHCSDLPGISGKLRPGIVHRLDKDTTGCIVIAKSQEALVKLQEQIQKRIASRNYLAVVHGAPSGDQGTIVAAIGRHPVDRKKYAVVTEDGGRHACTHWTLVERLADYSLLRFKLDTGRTHQIRVHCAHIGHPIVGDPIYSRCRKLPMDLPGQILHAVQLGLDHPLTRERMIFEAPLPDLFEKLLTVLRRRTGTT; encoded by the coding sequence ATGACATTGGACGAACGGACATTGGCGTTCGGGAAAGGTGAGGGTGAATTGCTGAAGCTGCACTACCCCAAACCCTTGCCGATGCGACTGGATCGTTGGCTTGTGAGCCAGCGATCGGAGCAGAGCCGTTCACACATCCAAAAATTTATTGAGGCTGGTCTTGTACGGGTGAACGGCATCACCGGGCGAGCTAAGACTCCTTTGCGTCAAGGCGATGAGGTGGAATTGTGGATGCCACCGCCGGAACCGCTGCCCTATCTGCAGCCGGAGGAGATGCCGCTGGATGTGCTGTTTGAAGATAGACATCTGATCGTGATCAACAAACCTGCGGGCCTCACAGTGCATCCAGCTCCAGGCAATCGCAACGGCACGTTAGTGAATGGTCTTTTGCATCATTGCTCGGACCTACCTGGCATCAGTGGCAAGTTGCGACCAGGCATTGTGCATCGTCTCGATAAAGACACCACTGGCTGCATCGTGATTGCCAAGAGTCAGGAGGCATTGGTGAAACTGCAGGAACAGATTCAGAAACGCATTGCATCGCGCAACTATTTGGCTGTCGTGCATGGCGCTCCTTCTGGCGACCAAGGCACGATCGTGGCAGCGATTGGTCGCCATCCGGTGGATCGCAAAAAATATGCCGTGGTCACTGAAGACGGAGGCCGTCATGCTTGCACCCATTGGACGTTGGTTGAACGATTAGCTGACTATTCCTTGCTGCGTTTCAAGCTTGATACGGGGCGCACCCATCAGATTCGTGTTCATTGCGCTCACATTGGTCATCCAATAGTTGGTGATCCCATTTACAGCCGCTGCCGCAAATTGCCGATGGATTTACCTGGCCAGATCCTTCACGCAGTGCAGCTTGGCTTAGATCATCCACTCACCCGTGAGCGGATGATCTTTGAGGCACCTTTACCAGATCTATTTGAGAAGCTTTTGACAGTGTTGCGTCGACGAACAGGCACAACCTAA
- a CDS encoding NAD(P)-dependent oxidoreductase: MSKAQLSPRSSLAFVGLGALGLPMAANLLAAGYELKVHSRSRAAEQNLALQGSRSCSSPAEAAADSQALLICVSDDEAVEEVLFGSQGAASMLSSGAVVVDFSTITPATSISMAERLADQGVTYLDAPVTGGTEGARAGTLTVLVGGNKQALARVQPLLEVIGERIHHFGSVGRGQQVKALNQVLVAGSYAALAEAIALGQQLGLPMQEVITALQHGAAGSWALKHRSTAMLEDHYPLGFKLALHHKDLGIALETAERAGLQLPITSQVKSMEANLIEHGHSEEDVSVLRRWFDQQQAESQPF; encoded by the coding sequence ATGAGCAAAGCGCAGCTAAGCCCAAGGTCGAGCCTTGCCTTTGTTGGCCTCGGCGCATTGGGTTTACCAATGGCTGCCAATCTGCTGGCTGCGGGCTATGAGCTGAAGGTTCACAGCCGCAGTCGTGCGGCTGAACAGAATTTGGCTTTGCAAGGTAGCCGTTCCTGTAGCTCACCAGCAGAAGCTGCAGCAGACAGCCAGGCTCTACTGATCTGCGTTAGCGATGATGAAGCAGTAGAAGAGGTTCTTTTTGGTTCTCAGGGAGCAGCTTCTATGCTCAGCTCCGGCGCCGTTGTGGTGGATTTTTCGACGATCACCCCAGCAACGTCGATAAGCATGGCTGAGCGACTTGCTGATCAAGGGGTGACCTATCTGGATGCACCGGTGACCGGAGGCACTGAAGGGGCCAGAGCCGGAACTCTTACCGTTCTAGTGGGTGGCAACAAACAAGCTCTGGCAAGGGTGCAGCCACTGCTGGAAGTGATCGGTGAGCGCATTCATCACTTCGGTTCGGTGGGACGGGGCCAGCAGGTGAAGGCGCTCAACCAAGTGCTGGTGGCCGGTAGCTATGCCGCATTAGCAGAAGCAATCGCGCTAGGGCAGCAGTTGGGTCTCCCTATGCAGGAGGTGATCACAGCCTTACAGCATGGTGCCGCAGGCTCATGGGCCCTCAAGCACCGATCAACAGCGATGCTGGAAGATCACTATCCGCTCGGCTTCAAGCTGGCTTTACATCACAAGGATCTCGGCATTGCCCTTGAAACGGCAGAACGCGCGGGACTACAACTGCCAATCACAAGCCAAGTGAAATCCATGGAGGCAAACCTGATTGAACACGGCCATAGCGAGGAAGATGTCTCAGTGCTGAGGCGGTGGTTTGATCAGCAACAGGCAGAATCTCAGCCATTCTGA
- the ylqF gene encoding ribosome biogenesis GTPase YlqF: MSTPTIQWYPGHIAKAEQQLSKNLDKIDLVIEVRDARIPIATAHPQLQRWIKGKQHLLVINRRDMISSAARQSWDRWFRDQAQTPWWCDAKAGTGVKQVQQAAIRAGDQLNQRRRSRGMRPRPVRALTLGFPNVGKSALINRLVRQKVVESARRAGVTRTLRWVRLGQDLDLLDAPGVLPPRLDDQQAALHLALCDDIGQAAYDVELVALALLETLTVLEKQAAAGVVAGILKQRYGINLAGDQADAHAWLMTVAERHTSGDTERMAQRLLDDFRRALLGPIALELPLP, encoded by the coding sequence GTGAGCACTCCAACAATTCAGTGGTATCCAGGCCACATCGCTAAAGCGGAACAACAACTCAGCAAGAATCTCGACAAAATTGACCTTGTCATTGAGGTGCGGGATGCTCGCATCCCGATAGCCACTGCTCATCCGCAGCTGCAGCGATGGATTAAGGGCAAGCAGCATTTACTAGTGATCAACCGCCGCGACATGATTTCCTCTGCGGCTCGACAATCTTGGGATCGTTGGTTCCGTGACCAAGCCCAAACCCCATGGTGGTGTGATGCCAAGGCTGGCACAGGTGTTAAGCAGGTTCAACAAGCAGCCATACGAGCTGGGGATCAGCTCAATCAACGCCGCCGCTCCCGTGGTATGCGACCACGCCCTGTAAGGGCCCTCACTTTGGGGTTCCCCAATGTGGGCAAGTCCGCCCTGATCAATCGTTTGGTCCGTCAGAAAGTTGTGGAGAGTGCTCGTCGCGCTGGCGTGACCCGCACCCTGCGCTGGGTGCGCTTGGGTCAAGACCTTGACTTACTTGATGCCCCCGGCGTTTTGCCACCCCGCCTCGATGACCAACAGGCGGCTTTGCATCTCGCCCTTTGCGATGACATCGGCCAAGCCGCCTATGACGTTGAGTTGGTGGCCCTCGCGTTGCTGGAGACACTGACTGTGTTGGAGAAGCAGGCGGCGGCTGGGGTGGTTGCAGGAATCCTTAAGCAGCGTTACGGCATCAACTTGGCCGGTGATCAAGCTGATGCCCATGCTTGGTTGATGACTGTTGCCGAACGCCACACCTCGGGTGATACAGAGCGAATGGCCCAAAGGCTTTTAGATGACTTTCGCCGAGCACTGTTGGGGCCGATCGCACTGGAGTTGCCGTTGCCATGA